A single window of Komagataeibacter sp. FNDCR2 DNA harbors:
- a CDS encoding helix-turn-helix domain-containing protein has protein sequence MKNITRGEFMVLTALANFPEKNGVRFPSFETLARAARVSLRTAKYAIKAAVALGIVSRTQRSVRNGWRWVRTSNAYRFIVGKVERADPSLKRPWASVSSKCKDCTGPFIDIKNTSSNRESGHSVGDWLKILAGMDQGMSPREAGYRGPAENGS, from the coding sequence ATGAAAAATATCACTCGCGGAGAGTTCATGGTTCTCACCGCGCTCGCCAATTTTCCCGAGAAAAATGGAGTGCGTTTCCCGTCTTTCGAGACTCTGGCGCGAGCTGCCCGAGTGTCGTTGAGAACCGCGAAGTATGCCATCAAGGCGGCAGTCGCTCTCGGGATCGTCTCGCGCACTCAGCGGAGTGTCCGCAATGGCTGGCGATGGGTAAGGACAAGCAACGCCTATCGGTTCATCGTCGGAAAAGTCGAGCGAGCTGACCCGTCTCTCAAACGACCTTGGGCGTCCGTTTCTTCCAAGTGCAAAGATTGCACAGGACCATTTATAGATATTAAAAATACTAGCTCTAATAGGGAGAGCGGACATTCCGTGGGCGACTGGTTGAAGATTTTGGCCGGTATGGATCAGGGGATGTCTCCGCGTGAAGCAGGGTATCGAGGACCAGCCGAGAATGGCTCATGA